From the genome of Streptomyces ficellus:
CCCACACCTACCGGCGGACCGACCGGGAGGGCTCCTTCCACACCCTCTGGGGCGGCGACCGCACGGAGGTGGCCGGCTGACGGAGCGCGCTGCGGCGCGGTGACGCTGTCTCGTGGGGCGGTGACCACCCGAGGGGGGCGGTGAGGTCGCCTTGCGGGGCGGTGACCGCTCAAGGGGGCGGTCACCGCCCCAGGGGGACGGGCGGGGTCGGTACGGGCGGGGTCAGCTCGCCGGGCCGGGTTCCGGTTCCGGTCCGGGCACCGGCTCGGGGCCGGGCGGCTTCGGCACCGGGTCCGGGGCGGGGCCGGGGGGCGGCGGGCCCGGGTGGGGCGGGGGCGTCGGGGTCGGGACGGGGCCCGGCGCGGGACCCGGTTCCGGACCCGGAGGCCCCGGCTGCGGCACGGGCGTCGGCGGCACCGGGTCCGGCGGGCCGGGCGGGGGCGTCGGCGCGGGCGGGACGGGGTCCGGCGGGTACGGGTTCGGGCTGGTCATGGCACGCTCCCTCGGCGGTTCGGCCTGCACGTCCAGGTTCTCGCGGTGCGCGTTCCCCCGCGCGACGGGATCACTCATGGGGTCACCCGTCGGGGTCACCACACCGGCAGGTCTCCCGGGTCGTCAGGGCCGCGGCCGCCTTCCCCGTTCAGCCGCGCGCGGCCGGGACCGCCTGCGGGCTGCGGGCGGTGTCACTGCCGGGCACCGGCGCCGACGCGTCCGAACCCAGCTCCACGATCTTGTTCTCCCCGTCGACGTGCACGACGCGCGGCACGAACGCGCGGGCCTCGGCGTCGTCGACCTGGGCGTAGCTGATCAGGATGACCAGGTCGCCGGGGTGGACGAGATGGGCGGCCGCGCCGTTGATGCCGATGACCCCGGAGCCCCGCTCACCCTCGATGACGTACGTCTCCAGGCGGGCGCCGTTGTCGATGTCGACGATGTGCACGAGCTCGCCGGGCAGCAGATCGGCCGCCTCCATCAGGTCCGCGTCGACGGTGACGGACCCGACGTAGTGAAGATCCGCCTGGGTCACGGTGGCTCGGTGGATCTTGGACTTGAACAGAGTACGCAGCACTGTGGACTCCTCCGGGACGGCTCCCTGCCTGCTTTCTGCAGGTCAAGGGCGTCCTCGACCTTACACCTACACCCCCGTCCGGTGTCTGTGAGGAACATCGCTCCGGTCAGGCGAGACAGCGCTTCCTCCTGGGTTTTCCCTTCATACCGATGCCTGTTGGGGCGACCGTCCCGGAACGCGCGGGGACTCATGCTGACCGAGTGCCGACTTACCTGATGAGCCATCAGTCATGCGGGAGACCGCTCTGCGCACACGGACGACGTACGCCCACACACGACCGCCCTGTCGGGCAAGGCACCGGCGCCTGCCGGCGCCGCCACCGGGCGGACCCGTGCACCCTGGGCCTGTACCCCATAGGCCTCGCAGCGCCCGGCCTCCGCCCCCGTGACGCCTGGCACACCGGAGGAGCGCCGAACCCCGTGCGTGTTAGCGTCCGGCCGTGACTCCCCAGGACCTCGACCTGCCCTCACCTGCCGCGATGTCCCGGCTCGACCTGTTCGGAGACGAGTTCGTCCGCGACCCCTACCCCTGGCTGGACGCGTTGCGGGCCGACGCCCCCGTGCACCAGGACCCGGGCACCGGGCTGTGGCTGGTCAGCCGGTACGACGACATCCGGCGCGTCCTGCTGGACCCGGCGGTGTTCCACCCCGACAACGCGCAGGACGCCGTCACGCCGCTGCCCGTCGGCGTGCTGCGGGTACTGGCCCGGGCGGGCTTCAGGCTTCCGCCCTCGCTCGCCAACAACGGCACGGACAGCCACCACGGTCTGCGGCGCGTGGTCACCCGGTTCTTCAACGCCCAGCGCGTCGCCGCGGCCGTCCCCGTCATCGAGCGCATCGCCGACGAGCTCCTCGACGCCGCGCAGCGGCGCCTCGAGGCGACCGGCTCCTGTGACCTGTTCGAGGTCTACGCCCAGATCCTGCCCTGCCGGGTGCTGATGGAACTCCTCGGTATCGACGGTGTCGACCCCGCCACCCTGATCCGCTGGAGCGACGCCTCGCTGGAACTGTTCTGGGGCAGGCCCGCACTTGAGCGCCAGCTGGAACTCGCTGCCCTTGTCGGTGAGTTCAACCAGTGGCTCACCGCGACCGTGAGCGCGGCCCCGGCGCGGCCCGGCAGCTTCGTCGAGGCGCTGAGCCGTCACCGCCTGCCGGACGGCAGGCCTCTGGACGTCGGGACCGCGGTCGGCGTGTGCTTCTTCGCTTTCATCGCCGGCCAGTCCACCACCGGGCAGCTCATCTCCACCACGCTGCACCGGGCCCTGACCGAGCCGGGCCTGTGGTCGCGCGCGGCCGACGAGCAGGGTTTTCCCGAGGCGTGGGTGGAGGAGGTACTGCGCCGCGAACCGCCGGTGACCACGTGGCGCCGGGTGGCCGCCGAGCCCGTGACGCTCAGCGGCGTGGACGTCCCCGCCGGGGCACAGCTGCTGCTGATGCTCATGGGCAGCGGCTCGGATCCGGAGGTGTTCGACGCCCCGGACCAGATGTGCCCGCACCGCGCCAACGCCCGCCACCACCTGTCCTTCGGCGTGGGCCGACACCGCTGTCCGGGCGCCTCGCTGGCCCGGACGGAAGCCGCCGTCGCCCTCCGCGTCGCTGCCCGGCGCCTCCCCCACGCCCGTATCACCCCGGGGGACGAGCGACCGCCGATCCTCGGCCTCCTCTCCTTCCGCGCCCCTCTGCAGGTCCGGGTAGCCGCCCCTTAGGGCATTCCTTCGGATCATCTGGTTCATTGCGGCAAGGCGCCTCGGAACCTCGGACCGCACGTCTGTAGCAGCGTGGGCGCAGTACATGGTTGCCGGTACTCAGCGTGTACGGTTCCAGTGTCACCCAGCCGTCCCTGAGCAGCGGCGGAGCGCCGTGTCCGTGCGTGGTCGCCGGTGCCGTTGCCAGCCCCGCCCTCCGGTCTGGGGCCGGGCACCGGGCGCACTGGTCTTTCCGGAGCGTGGAGGTACGGGGATGAACGACACGGCGGGTGCGGCGAGCCCTCGTGAGCGGTTGGTCATGCTGCAGCGTCTGCTGGGCGAGGCGCTGGACCGGCTGGGCGCCGGGGCCTACGCCGTGGATGCCGACTGGACTCTGGTCGCCATGAACGCGCAGGCCGAAATGCTGCTCGGCCTCAGCGCGCACGAAGCGCTGGGGCAGGACGCGCACGACCTCCTGCACCGGCAGGCCAGCGGAATGCGCATGCCGCGCAGCCAGTGCTCGATCATGGAAGCCTTCATCGGCGGCCAGGCGCGCCAGGAGAAACAGGGCTTCTTCGCGCGTGGGGACGGCACGCTGCTGACAGCGTCCTGGCTGGTGACCCCCTTGCGCTTCACCCCTCAGGAGACCGGGGCGCTGGTGGTCTTCCACGCGTACGATCCGGCCGGTGTCTCCCTGCCGGCGTCCACCCTCCACGCGGGGCTGCTTCCCGAGCTGGAGCGGCTGGCGCTGCTGGCCGAGACCACCACGCAGCTGACGGCGACCCTCGACGTCAACGAGGCGCTGGACCGGCTGGTCAAGCTGGTCATCCCGATGCTGGCCGACTGGATGGTGGTCGACCTGATCACGGAGAGCGGCCATGTCCAGCGCACCCTCGTCGCTCACGGTGACGAGGGGGGCGTCACCCGCAGACAGGACCTGCAAGGAACCCTGTTCTCCGTCCCCGAGACCTCTCCGCTGCCGCTGTCGCGCGCGCTGCGCGGCGCCGGCTCCACCTTGGCGACCCCCCAGACGTATCAAGGCCCGCCCGACACGCACATCGCCGTCGAACAGCGCAGACTCTTCGACGCCACCGGCATGCACTCCGCGGTCATCGCGCCCATCCGGGGCCTGCGCGAGGTTCTCGGCGCGCTCACCCTGGGCCGGTCCGGGCAGCCCGAGCCGTTCACCACCGCCGAGATTCCACTCCTCGAGGACATCACCCGTAGGGCCGGTCTGGCGCTGGACAACGCCCGCCTCTACCAGCGTCAGCGCAAGGTCGCCGACACCATGCAACGCCACCTGCTGCCGCAACTGCCGAGCGTGCCCGGCCTGGAGATGAACGCCCGCTACGTCTCCGCGCCCTACGCCTCCCAAGTGGGCGGAGACTGGTACGACGTCTTCCGCCTGCCCGACCAGGCACTCGCCCTGGTGATCGGCGATGTCGCCGGACACGATCTGGACGCCGCGGCCGGCATGGCCCAGCTGCGCAACATCCTGCGCGCCTACGCCTGGTCCCAGCAGGAGCCGCCGAGCGTCATCGTCGACCGCTTCGACCGGTCCCTGCCCCACATCACCGATGTCGGCATGGCGACGATGGTCCTGGGCCGGCTCGAGCCCCGGACCGGCGGGCAATG
Proteins encoded in this window:
- the panD gene encoding aspartate 1-decarboxylase, whose protein sequence is MLRTLFKSKIHRATVTQADLHYVGSVTVDADLMEAADLLPGELVHIVDIDNGARLETYVIEGERGSGVIGINGAAAHLVHPGDLVILISYAQVDDAEARAFVPRVVHVDGENKIVELGSDASAPVPGSDTARSPQAVPAARG
- a CDS encoding cytochrome P450, with the protein product MTPQDLDLPSPAAMSRLDLFGDEFVRDPYPWLDALRADAPVHQDPGTGLWLVSRYDDIRRVLLDPAVFHPDNAQDAVTPLPVGVLRVLARAGFRLPPSLANNGTDSHHGLRRVVTRFFNAQRVAAAVPVIERIADELLDAAQRRLEATGSCDLFEVYAQILPCRVLMELLGIDGVDPATLIRWSDASLELFWGRPALERQLELAALVGEFNQWLTATVSAAPARPGSFVEALSRHRLPDGRPLDVGTAVGVCFFAFIAGQSTTGQLISTTLHRALTEPGLWSRAADEQGFPEAWVEEVLRREPPVTTWRRVAAEPVTLSGVDVPAGAQLLLMLMGSGSDPEVFDAPDQMCPHRANARHHLSFGVGRHRCPGASLARTEAAVALRVAARRLPHARITPGDERPPILGLLSFRAPLQVRVAAP
- a CDS encoding SpoIIE family protein phosphatase; its protein translation is MLQRLLGEALDRLGAGAYAVDADWTLVAMNAQAEMLLGLSAHEALGQDAHDLLHRQASGMRMPRSQCSIMEAFIGGQARQEKQGFFARGDGTLLTASWLVTPLRFTPQETGALVVFHAYDPAGVSLPASTLHAGLLPELERLALLAETTTQLTATLDVNEALDRLVKLVIPMLADWMVVDLITESGHVQRTLVAHGDEGGVTRRQDLQGTLFSVPETSPLPLSRALRGAGSTLATPQTYQGPPDTHIAVEQRRLFDATGMHSAVIAPIRGLREVLGALTLGRSGQPEPFTTAEIPLLEDITRRAGLALDNARLYQRQRKVADTMQRHLLPQLPSVPGLEMNARYVSAPYASQVGGDWYDVFRLPDQALALVIGDVAGHDLDAAAGMAQLRNILRAYAWSQQEPPSVIVDRFDRSLPHITDVGMATMVLGRLEPRTGGQWQLHWTNAGHPPPLLVTDDGRARYLTGGHGILLGAQAGIRRTDATSTLPPRSTLVLYTDGLVESPSHPIDDGLERLRRHAARLARHPLESFIDALMEARPSDNDDDVAVLTIRVPLVEAPSP